The Nocardia sp. BMG51109 nucleotide sequence TTCTCCCGGGTCGCCAAGACCGACGCACGGCTGGTCGCCTACGCCGACTGCGACGAGACCAATGCCGCGATCGGTGTCGCGGTCGCGCTGGGCGCGCCGAATGCGGAGATCCTGCCGGTGCTGCGGCAGGTACAGAACGACCTGTTCGACGCCGGCGCCGACCTGTCCACCCCGGTGGTGGCCGATCCGAAGTATCCGCCGCTGCGCATCACCCAGAACTACATCGATCGCCTGGAGACCTGGTGCGACGCATTCAATTCGGGCCTGGCACCGCTGAATTCGTTCATCCTGCCGGGCGGTACCGCGCTGGCCGCGCTGCTGCACACGGCGCGGACGGTGGCCCGCCGGGCCGAGCGGTCCGCGTGGGCGGCCGTCGACGCGCATCCCGACGACACGTCGGTGCTGCCGGCCAAATACCTCAACCGGCTGTCGGATCTGTTGTTCATCCTCGGCCGGGTGGCCAATCCGGACGGCGACGTGCTGTGGCGCCCCGGCGG carries:
- a CDS encoding cob(I)yrinic acid a,c-diamide adenosyltransferase, which codes for MNVHLTRIYTRTGDDGTTGLSDFSRVAKTDARLVAYADCDETNAAIGVAVALGAPNAEILPVLRQVQNDLFDAGADLSTPVVADPKYPPLRITQNYIDRLETWCDAFNSGLAPLNSFILPGGTALAALLHTARTVARRAERSAWAAVDAHPDDTSVLPAKYLNRLSDLLFILGRVANPDGDVLWRPGGSVDGPGDAAGQPDS